The nucleotide sequence GACCGGCTAAAATTGGAATTGCCAGCGGAGAAATGGAAATGCCTTCATTAAAATCCACTTCTGTCTGGTTATCAATACTGGATTGTTGTGCTCTTATCATTTCAAAGCCCACAAAAAACACCAAAATCCCACCCGTTATTTTAAAGGCAGGAATAGTTAATCCAAAAAGTTGGAAGATATATTTACCCAATAACACAAATCCTGTAACAATCACAAAAGCCGTGAAAGTCGCTTTTTTAGAAATAAAACGCTTTCTTTTTCCATCGGCCTGCTTGGTTAAGCTAAGGAAGATCGGAATATTCCCCACCGGATTATTAATCGCGAAAAATGCGGTAAACGCACCTATGGCATATAACCAGATATTTTCCATAGATTTATAATTTTGGTACTTACGAAGTTACAGGTTAAATTTTAGAAGCTGCAAAACTAATCTGAAATTTTAGCCCCACCCAATAAAAAGGATAAAAGTTTTAGGCAGCTTAAAATCTGATAATTAAAATATCACTTTTTCAGAGTTGAAGGAATGACCAGGACCGTTCATCCAATAATATTATTGAAACCCGGAGATAAAAAAATTCATAAATAAAAAACCCCAATGAGGCTTTCGCCTATTGGGATAATTTATCAGTAACTCTATAATATTAGAGCGGTGATTCGCAAGGCTCATCGCTTCATTTTTTTTCAATAAACTGCTTTAACGACATTTCCTTTTAAAGATCCCGATTTCGCTCCGCTTATCGGATAAGCGATTCGCACGCCTTCTCAAAGCGAAACAAATTCAACAACACTTTACTAGTAGAGATCCCGATTTCGCTCCGCTTATCGGGGATAAGCGATTCGCACGCATTCTCAAAGCAAAAAGCTTTGAGAATGCGGCTCTCTGCTTACATATTTCTTCTATACTGTCCGCCAACCTCAAACATAGCCTGGGTTATTTGTCCAAGGGAACAAACTTTGGTGGCTTCCATTAATTCTTTAAAAATATTCTCATTTTTAATTGAGGCCTCTTTAATTTTCTCTAAAGCTGCTTCAGCTGAATCTTCTTTGGCTTTGTGAAGCGTACTCAAAGTTTTAAGCTGGTGCTGCTTCTCTTCTTCTGTAGCTCTAATCACTTCGCCCGGAGTTACCGTTGGCGAACCGGTAGAACTTAAGAACGTATTTACCCCAATAATTGGATAATCCCCATTATGCTTTAGAGTTTCATAATGCAGACTTTCCTCCTGGATTTTTCCACGTTGATACATTGTTTCCATTGCACCAAGAACTCCACCTCTTTCTGTAATTCTATCGAATTCGGTTAAAACGGCTTCCTCTACAAGATCGGTTAGTTCTTCGATAATGAAAGATCCCTGAATTGGATTCTCGTTTTTCGCAAGTCCCAGTTCTTTATTGATAATTAACTGAATAGCCATCGCTCTTCTTACCGAAGCTTCGGTTGGCGTGGTGATCGCTTCATCATACGCATTGGTATGTAATGAATTACAGTTGTCATAAATCGCGTAAAGTGCCTGAAGCGTAGTTCTAATATCGTTAAAGTCGATTTCCTGGGCGTGTAGCGACCTACCTGAAGTTTGAATATGGTATTTCAGCATTTGCGCCCTTGGATTTGCGCCATATTTATGTTTCAGTGCTTTAGACCAAATTTTTCGTGCCACTCTTCCTATTACTGCATATTCCGGATCAATTCCGTTAGAAAAGAAGAACGAAAGGTTTGGACCAAATTTATTAATATCCATTCCCCGGCTTAAATAATATTCCACGTAAGTGAAACCATTAGCCAAAGTAAATGCTAACTGTGTAATTGGGTTTGCTCCTGCTTCAGCAATATGATAGCCGGAAATTGAAACCGAATAAAAATTCCGTACTTTTTCTTTTATAAAATGTTCCTGAACATCTCCCATTAAACGCAAAGCGAATTCGGTAGAAAAAATACAGGTGTTTTGCGCCTGGTCTTCTTTTAAAATATCAGCCTGAACGGTTCCGCGAACCACGCTAATAGTTTTTTCTTTGATGTCTTCGTAAACCTCTGCCGGAAGAACCTGGTCTCCGGTAAGTCCTAAAAGCATCAAACCAAGTCCGTTGTTTCCTTCGGGTAGTTCACCGCGATAAACGGGACGGTCTAGATCTCGGTCATCATAAAGTTCTTTATATTTTGCTTCAACTTTATCTTCAAGTCCGTTATCTTTAATGTATTTCTCACATTGCTGATCTATAGCGGCATTCATAAAGAAACCAAGCAACATAGGCGCCGGGCCATTTATCGTCATACTTACCGAGGTCATAGCGTCTGCCAGATCAAAACCGGAATAGAGCTTTTTAGCATCATCTAAACAGCAAATAGAAACCCCGGAATTTCCGATTTTTCCATAAATGTCGGGACGTTCATCTGGATCATTTCCGTAAAGCGTTACCGAATCGAAAGCGGTAGAAAGTCTTTTTGCGGGTAAGCCCATACTCACATAATGAAATCGGCGGTTGGTACGCTCTGGCCCACCTTCACCGGCAAACATTCTTGTTGGATCTTCGCCCTGTCTTTTAAACGGATAAAGACCTGCGGTATATGGAAATTCTCCCGGAACATTTTCCTGAAGGCACCATTTTAATATATCGCCCCAGGCTTTATATTTTGGAAGCGAAACTTTTGGAATTTGTGTATGTGAAAGCGACTCGGTATGTGTATCTATTTTTATCTCTTTATCACGAACCTTAAAGGAATAAACAGGTTCTACATATTTATTCACCTTCTCCTGCCAGCTCTGTATCACTTCCCAGTTATAAGGATCTAAATCCATTTTTACACGATCAAACTCTGCGAAAAGTAGTTTTAGAAAATCTTTTTGGGAATCTTCAGCATACTCATTTATCTCCTCTTGATTAATTCCGTGTTTTTCTAAATATTTAGATTGATTGTTTGTCATTTCCAAACCAGAAACCGACTCGATGGTTTTAAAAACGCCGTAAAGCTTTTGAGCTACCTCAGCCTGGTTTAAAGCTTTCTCATCGTAGCTTCTGTTATTTTCAGCAATTTCTGAAAGATAACGAGTACGTTTTGGTGGAATCACGAAAATCTTTTCACTCATTTCTGCTGAAATCTCAAAGGTAGAATTAAGATCGGCTTTGGTTTTTTCAGCAATCTTATCCATAATTTGACGATACAGGGTGTTCATTCCCGGATCGTTAAACTGAGATGCGATGGTACCAAAAACAGGTAATTTTTCAGCATCTTTATGCCATAACTGGTGATTTCGCTGATACTGCTTTTTTACATCACGCAAAGCATCCTGTGCCCCACGTTTATCGAATTTATTGATCGCTACTAAATCGGCAAAATCAAGCATATCGATTTTCTCTAACTGGGTGGCCGCACCAAATTCCGGCGTCATCACGTATAGCGCAACATCAGAGTGATCCATAATTTCGGTGTCGCTCTGTCCAATTCCGGAAGTTTCCAGAATAATTAAGTCGAATTCAGCAGCTTTTAAAACTTCAACAGCCTCAGCCACGTGTTTAGAAAGTGCCAGGTTGGATTGGCGAGTAGCCAGGGAACGCATATAAACGTGTTTGTTGTTTATGGCATTCATCCTAATTCTATCGCCCAACAAAGCGCCGCCGGTCTTTCTTTTAGAGGGATCTACCGAAATAATCCCGATGTTTTTCTCAGGAAAATCGCCTAAAAACCGGCGTACTAATTCGTCTACCAAACTGGATTTTCCTGAACCACCGGTTCCCGTAATTCCAAGAACTGGAATTTCACTTTTGTCTGTGTCTTCTCTTAAAGGTTCAAAATGCTTCAGAAAAGAATCGTGTTTATTTTCTGCAAGGGAAATTAGCCTTGAAATGGTATTTACATTCTTATTTTTTAAATCTTCAGCAACAGATTTTTCTTCAACCAAATCGCGAGTTTCAGTATCTACCCGCTTCACCATATCATTGATCATTCCCTGGAGCCCCATTTCACGACCATCGTCTGGCGAGTAAATTCTGGTTATTCCGTAGTCCATCAATTCTTTGATTTCTTCAGGAAGAATTACTCCACCACCACCGCCAAAAATAGCGATATGACCGGCGTTTTTCTCCTGAAGCAGATCGTGCATATATTTAAAATACTCGGTGTGACCTCCCTGATAGGAAGTCATCGCGATAGCCTGCGCATCTTCCTGTATAGCGCAATTCACCACCTCGTCTACACTGCGGTCGTGACCAAGATGAATTACCTCAACTCCTGTAGACTGAATAATGCGGCGCATTATATTAATTGCTGCATCGTGCCCATCAAAAAGCGAAGCTGCGGTAACAATTCTTATTTTATTTTTAGGCGAATATGGCTTTTGTTGTTCCATTGCTAATTATT is from Salegentibacter mishustinae and encodes:
- a CDS encoding methylmalonyl-CoA mutase family protein translates to MEQQKPYSPKNKIRIVTAASLFDGHDAAINIMRRIIQSTGVEVIHLGHDRSVDEVVNCAIQEDAQAIAMTSYQGGHTEYFKYMHDLLQEKNAGHIAIFGGGGGVILPEEIKELMDYGITRIYSPDDGREMGLQGMINDMVKRVDTETRDLVEEKSVAEDLKNKNVNTISRLISLAENKHDSFLKHFEPLREDTDKSEIPVLGITGTGGSGKSSLVDELVRRFLGDFPEKNIGIISVDPSKRKTGGALLGDRIRMNAINNKHVYMRSLATRQSNLALSKHVAEAVEVLKAAEFDLIILETSGIGQSDTEIMDHSDVALYVMTPEFGAATQLEKIDMLDFADLVAINKFDKRGAQDALRDVKKQYQRNHQLWHKDAEKLPVFGTIASQFNDPGMNTLYRQIMDKIAEKTKADLNSTFEISAEMSEKIFVIPPKRTRYLSEIAENNRSYDEKALNQAEVAQKLYGVFKTIESVSGLEMTNNQSKYLEKHGINQEEINEYAEDSQKDFLKLLFAEFDRVKMDLDPYNWEVIQSWQEKVNKYVEPVYSFKVRDKEIKIDTHTESLSHTQIPKVSLPKYKAWGDILKWCLQENVPGEFPYTAGLYPFKRQGEDPTRMFAGEGGPERTNRRFHYVSMGLPAKRLSTAFDSVTLYGNDPDERPDIYGKIGNSGVSICCLDDAKKLYSGFDLADAMTSVSMTINGPAPMLLGFFMNAAIDQQCEKYIKDNGLEDKVEAKYKELYDDRDLDRPVYRGELPEGNNGLGLMLLGLTGDQVLPAEVYEDIKEKTISVVRGTVQADILKEDQAQNTCIFSTEFALRLMGDVQEHFIKEKVRNFYSVSISGYHIAEAGANPITQLAFTLANGFTYVEYYLSRGMDINKFGPNLSFFFSNGIDPEYAVIGRVARKIWSKALKHKYGANPRAQMLKYHIQTSGRSLHAQEIDFNDIRTTLQALYAIYDNCNSLHTNAYDEAITTPTEASVRRAMAIQLIINKELGLAKNENPIQGSFIIEELTDLVEEAVLTEFDRITERGGVLGAMETMYQRGKIQEESLHYETLKHNGDYPIIGVNTFLSSTGSPTVTPGEVIRATEEEKQHQLKTLSTLHKAKEDSAEAALEKIKEASIKNENIFKELMEATKVCSLGQITQAMFEVGGQYRRNM
- a CDS encoding MarC family protein, translated to MENIWLYAIGAFTAFFAINNPVGNIPIFLSLTKQADGKRKRFISKKATFTAFVIVTGFVLLGKYIFQLFGLTIPAFKITGGILVFFVGFEMIRAQQSSIDNQTEVDFNEGISISPLAIPILAGPGTIVTAVNYTTTASYMDMGIIVAMFALIMFLNHLAFISSEYLVRFIGQNKIIVIEKIMGLIIAIIGTNMLIEGVKLAFFE